One Triplophysa dalaica isolate WHDGS20190420 chromosome 11, ASM1584641v1, whole genome shotgun sequence genomic window carries:
- the LOC130432044 gene encoding 28S ribosomal protein S6, mitochondrial-like, protein MPRYELCLILKAMQRPEIAAVLRRTVETLFERGAIVRGLDNLGERRLPYKISKHDCRHSQGGYFSIDFHSSPNIISGLLEHLERDIDVLRPTVLKKDIETSKAQCCGSSSETSKQTSLH, encoded by the coding sequence ATGCCGCGGTATGAGCTGTGTTTGATCCTGAAGGCGATGCAGAGGCCGGAGATTGCGGCTGTACTGCGGCGCACGGTGGAGACTCTGTTCGAGCGGGGCGCGATCGTGAGAGGTCTGGATAACCTCGGTGAACGGAGGCTGCCCTACAAGATCTCCAAACATGACTGTCGACACTCACAGGGTGGATACTTCTCCATTGACTTTCACTCTTCGCCCAATATCATTAGCGGCCTGTTAGAGCACCTTGAACGGGACATTGACGTTTTGCGGCCGACAGTTCTGAAGAAAGACATTGAGACTTCCAAAGCACAGTGCTGTGGCTCATCCTCAGAGACATCCAAGCAAACCTCATTGCATTAA